A stretch of Microbulbifer sp. SAOS-129_SWC DNA encodes these proteins:
- the plsX gene encoding phosphate acyltransferase PlsX, which translates to MSSQLRLAVDAMGGDLGPRSVVPACIRFLQRFPQAELTLYGPHSQLQPLIDAERHPELKSRLELAPCEQVVTQSCNPLHALRRKRESSMACALQAVASGKAQAMVTSGNTGALLALSRSLLGNIPGVRRPALGKSVPTERGSCFLLDLGANTDCSAEDLLQFARMGIEAQRVHTGSGKLRVALLNIGAEPHKGTEEIRRAGELLEADTAIDYVGFVEGHDIFTGVVDVVVCDGLMGNVAIKTAEGVIRLMGQKAFTIEAKGSIKRFFGQLAIKLLRKWRTQVEPARYNGASFLGVRGNVVKSHGGASSEAFYRAMITAKECAEADLAHRLASAMAQQV; encoded by the coding sequence TTGTCCAGCCAATTACGATTGGCCGTGGATGCGATGGGCGGGGACTTAGGTCCCCGCTCTGTCGTTCCGGCCTGTATCAGATTTTTACAGCGTTTCCCCCAAGCGGAGCTGACCCTCTACGGCCCGCACTCCCAGCTCCAGCCCCTGATCGACGCCGAGCGGCACCCGGAGCTGAAATCCAGGCTTGAGCTCGCTCCCTGCGAGCAGGTAGTGACCCAGAGCTGCAACCCGTTACACGCCCTCCGTCGCAAGCGCGAGTCCTCCATGGCTTGTGCCCTGCAGGCTGTCGCCAGCGGTAAGGCCCAGGCGATGGTCACGTCCGGGAATACCGGCGCCCTGCTGGCCCTGAGTCGCAGCCTTCTCGGCAATATCCCCGGCGTACGGCGCCCGGCGCTGGGCAAATCGGTGCCCACGGAAAGGGGAAGTTGTTTTCTGCTGGATCTCGGCGCCAATACCGATTGCAGCGCAGAGGATCTGCTGCAGTTCGCGCGCATGGGTATCGAGGCCCAGCGCGTGCACACCGGTAGCGGCAAGCTCCGGGTGGCGCTGCTCAATATCGGTGCGGAGCCACACAAGGGAACTGAGGAGATCCGTCGCGCGGGCGAGCTGCTCGAAGCGGATACGGCAATCGATTACGTGGGATTCGTCGAGGGGCACGATATCTTTACCGGGGTCGTGGATGTCGTTGTCTGTGACGGGCTGATGGGTAATGTCGCCATCAAGACTGCCGAAGGCGTCATTCGACTAATGGGTCAAAAGGCGTTCACGATCGAGGCAAAGGGCTCCATCAAGCGCTTTTTTGGCCAGTTAGCCATAAAGCTGTTGCGAAAATGGCGTACACAGGTAGAACCCGCTCGCTATAATGGCGCCAGTTTTTTAGGGGTCAGAGGCAACGTGGTCAAAAGCCACGGCGGTGCCAGCAGCGAAGCGTTTTACCGTGCCATGATCACTGCCAAAGAGTGTGCCGAGGCCGACCTGGCCCACAGGCTGGCCAGCGCCATGGCGCAGCAGGTCTGA